TTGCACATCCACTACTACACAGTCTGCCAACTTTAAGCAGTCGGGATTAAAAGTGGCAACCATAGTTTTCTTTTCGTTTACACAACGATTTATCAATACCTCAACTTCAACATCTTCGGCTTTTACGGGTGAAATACCCCTGTTAAACATGGGTATTTTCCAATAACTGCGTACCGATGGACGCTGGCAACCTATAACAAATTTGCTGGGCTTTCCTTTGTCATCAACGGTATCGGCTACTATGGCAGCCATCACCGCCCCTACAAAGCCCAAGCCCATCACCACCACCACTTCTTTTCCCTCATTATGTGCCTGTTCTGCCAGTTTCGTCAAACGTTCCTGTTCAAACTGATATTCATCTTCGTCAGGTAAAGCAAATTTTTCGCCAGAAGGATTGACTGAAAATATAGTTTTTTTAGTCATACTTTTTATTAGTTAAATTAATAAATAAGTTTAGCGCAATATATTAAACAATTTTTATTTATACAATAAGTTTATCTGATTTTAGCATTTATTTCAGCAGAAAAAGCTTTCATCAGTTTTTCCATAAATGTATCTATCTCTTTTTCACTAAGGGTTTTCTCAGAATTCTGCAAAATAAAACTCACCGCATACGATTTTTTCCCAGTTTCTATGTTTTCCCCTTCATAAATATCGAAAAGATTAACGCTTTTAAGTAAAGGTTTTCCAACTTTAAATGCTATTTTTTCTATCTCGGAAAACAAAGTTTTTTCATCTATCAATAAAGCCAAATCACGCCTTACTTCCGGGAAACGTGGTAGTTCTTTATAAAAGATTTCATTTTTCCCCGCCAGTTGCAGATATATTTGCCAATCGAAATCAGCATAAAATACAGGCTGTTTAATATCAAAACGTTTGAGAATAACCGGATGCAATTTGCCGAATTCTACCAGTTTCCCATATTTGGAATGATAGGCTAAACCCTCTGCAATATAGCCCCCTACTTCTCCCTGTTTTAATGAAGATGCAGTTATCCCGATGCGTTGCAAAACGGCATTAATCATCGCTTTCAGGTAAAAGAACCCTGCCTCTTTGGCGGGAGCATACCAGCTTTCGGGAGTAAGGTTTCCGGTAATGAAGATGGCAAGCCGTTCATTTTCAGTATAACGTTTTAAAATATCTTTTTCGTTTTCTTTTCCAGGGTTTTGGTAATAAATTTTGCCGAATTCATACACTTTAATATCGGAAATCTTACGGTTAAGATTATGAACCAATGTTTCCAATCCCCCAAACAAAAGAGTTTGCCTCATCACATCCAAATCTTTACTCAAAGGATTTGCAACAGCAACATTCTTTCCGGATTCAAAAAAGCGGTTATCGCTGGTATATTCTGATTTTGAAAGAGAATTACACATTATTTCGGAAAAACCGGTAGAAGTAAGCTGATTGGCTATCGTATTCCTTATTTTTTCTCGGTCGGGACGTTCGCTGTAGCTGATGCTGGTTACAAGTTCATCTCCAAATTCAATATTATTGTATCCATATATTCTCAGTATTTCTTCCACAACATCCGTTTCGCGTTGCACATCAACCCTGTAAGGCGGAACAGATAAGGAAAGCAAATGTCCTGACTCCTTTTCTATTTTTATATCCAAGAGTTGCAAGATATTTTTCACCAAGTTTCTTTCAATTTTTTTACCGGCTAATCTGTCAAGATTATCCAGATTGAATTCAACGGGAAAATACCCGACAGGTGATGGATATATATCTACTATCTCAGATGAAATTGTACCTCCTGCCAATTCTTTAATGAGCA
This portion of the Lentimicrobiaceae bacterium genome encodes:
- the pheT gene encoding phenylalanine--tRNA ligase subunit beta, coding for MKISYNWLKQYLDTKILPEDLSILLTSCGLEVEGYETIHSIKGGLDGMVIGKVLTCIKHPNADKLSLTTVNTGGEFPLQIVCGAPNVAAGQKVLVATIDTTIYKGEESFRIQKTKIRGEVSEGMICAEDEAGLGTSHDGILVLDANAPVGMPAKEYFHVSEDVVFEIGLTANRSDATSHLGVARDVVAVLNTRISMEGKRITNPFSVVRPSVDSFKTENTHFPIQIEIEDTENCLRYAGVTLTGVTVGESPIWLKNFLKAIGLRPINNLVDISNYVLFETGQPLHFFDADAIKGRKIIVKKLQAQTHFTTLDGVERILSGDELMICNAEKAMCIAGVYGGISSGISTQTKNIFIESAYFNPVSIRKTAKYHGLKTDASFRYERGADPNINEYALKRAALLIKELAGGTISSEIVDIYPSPVGYFPVEFNLDNLDRLAGKKIERNLVKNILQLLDIKIEKESGHLLSLSVPPYRVDVQRETDVVEEILRIYGYNNIEFGDELVTSISYSERPDREKIRNTIANQLTSTGFSEIMCNSLSKSEYTSDNRFFESGKNVAVANPLSKDLDVMRQTLLFGGLETLVHNLNRKISDIKVYEFGKIYYQNPGKENEKDILKRYTENERLAIFITGNLTPESWYAPAKEAGFFYLKAMINAVLQRIGITASSLKQGEVGGYIAEGLAYHSKYGKLVEFGKLHPVILKRFDIKQPVFYADFDWQIYLQLAGKNEIFYKELPRFPEVRRDLALLIDEKTLFSEIEKIAFKVGKPLLKSVNLFDIYEGENIETGKKSYAVSFILQNSEKTLSEKEIDTFMEKLMKAFSAEINAKIR